The DNA window agttttcAGAACAGTTTGTTTTCTAGTATTCAATTGTGGCCTAACCTATATGAACAACACGATCTCAATTGGTAATTATCATTCTATTGGATATTGTACGTAATAATTGAATGAAAAAATATCAATCTTCCTCCACCTGTTCAAGTTATCTTATTCCTTCATTTATGCTGCtctgtattttttaaaatgtatagATGCATTACACATATCTCAAAAGTTGGTCATTTATGCTGCACTTCAGTAACTTCTAAGAACAGCCGTATCTTGATTACAGTAAATCAACTAAAATCTTGTTTAGATAATCAGCTAAACAGATGAAGTGATAGCTAATTTTTCCAATTgtttttgatcaataattgatacAAGGTCCATTGAAATCAAATCTTTTGGTAAATTTGAAACGTCTTCCGCTTTGAAATCGTATGTTGATCGAATTCTCTCAGCTTCACGGTCAGCTGCCTCAGCTTCTGCAAGAAGGAGATTAGCTTCTTCTGCATCACCCATTTCTTGGGCAGCCTTTTTTTCAGCTCTAGCAGTAGCAGCTGTCAAAAGTAGCTTTTGATATTTAGCCATTGCTAACTCTTTCTCCTTCAATAAGATCATTCCCTCAGTCTCCTGCAATTTATCAAATGTGCCTTTAATTTCTTCCTCAAGCTTTTCAAGATTTGAAGTCGCCGTATCCATTTCTGTTTGGATATCCTCCTTTTCAACACTCAGTGATTTAGCCTCAGTAGCTATTCGGGCAGCCTCCTTGAAATTTCTTGCAGCAGTGGCAACTTTCTTTTCTGCTTCAAGTTCTGGGAGTCTCTTATCTATGAAAGTAATCCTCTGCTTGAAGGATGCTATATCTTGTTGGATGCTTGACTTTCTTGAAGATAGTTCCTAAAAACAATATAATGACATTCATGAACAAACTAGAATCAGCCTGTATTTTTGCATAGAAAGAAAAACACAGGCACAATTAAATTTGAGTGTCTACATATTTGATGAAAACTACAAAACTGTCACTAAGAgggttttttttacaaaaaaactaGTTGTGTTTACCTGTGCTTAAGCACAGGTCTGAAAGAAATCACAATCGTGTAAAAACacattgaaaaaatgaaaaagtgtTAGACATGTGACcgctttttatatataataaattacaaAGTTTTATATACAGTGGTAAATAAAAATAGAAGTAGAAGAAATGCCGTCGTGGGCGGTAAAAAAATTTCTCACCCCTCGACATGTGTTCTGAGTTTAGACAGTTCCATTACATCTAGAGATAACGACCAAAAGAATATTCAGAGAAAAAAGAAACATCAAAAAACATTTGCTTGtttaataaaaacacaaaaataagctATTTGCATTTGATCGTATGTGATGCATTCTCTCAACCTATATTCACCTAACTTAGCTTGGATATAACATGAAATTAAAGGTAGAGAGTCTTTTGTGATAATTCATCATATTTTAGCCAATCTCACAATTCAAAACACATAAAAATAAGTGTAAGAGGTAACCTGCAAGCCAAACACAAAAATAAGTACAAGAATTAACCTGCAAGGAAGCTCTGGCAGCAGAAACCTCCTGTTGAAACAATTTCACTTCTCCAGAAAGCTTTTCCTCATTGTTTGTAAGTCTCAGTTTATCCTCTCCAGACTTCAATATATATGACATCAAACTTCTTCTTAATTTGACTATTTCCATGTATCCTTTAGCTTCCTCCTCAGAAAGCCTAGCAAATTCCCTAAGTTTTGCTCCCATTCCTTCTTCCCGAACGAGAAAGTTATCAATTTCGTCTTTCTTCAGTGACAATGTTTCAGTCTCTAATTTCACTTGAGCAAGGACAGATTGCAATTCATCATTCTTCACATCAATGGTTGACTGAATCTCTTTAAATCCAGAGACAACATTATTTATCTTATACTCTACTGCTTTTAAATCAGAATCATTGTCAGCGATCTCTTTTTCTTTCTGTTTTACTAAAGCAAGAAGATTTTCCAATTCGCCCATTAGCACGCTCTTTCTTTTACAAAggatctctttttcttttttatcatcCTCGATTGAATGCTCAATATTGTTATTAAGTTCTGTATGAGCTTCACTTATAAAATGTGATTCAATTTCCAACTCCATCCTTTTAACCTCCAAGGCTTCTGATGATGAAAGCCATTGTTCCATTTCTTTTGAATGCACTGATGTTGCTTTCTTCATGGAAAAATCTGCATTATTTACAGCATTCTAGAAAAGGGAATAAAAACATGTTAGAAATTCCAACTATAACTTGAACGAGGAGCCTTAAGAAATAAGTCAGCAAATAGAAgcaaaattatacaaaaaaatgtCATAACACACTTGATTATGGACTAATACATATTAACTTATCATGAACAGTGATTGTAGGTTTTAGAATAAGGGGAGTTAGCAGTATAATTTAAACTCCGATCAACGAAATGGAATGTAATTATCTCTatgttaatttgattttaattgtttaCATTCAAATGATCATTGGAACATACATGTGTTTAATGTATCTGTTCTGTTACGATATTTCTAATGTGATATAACTTTTACAGAATTGTCACAATTGTTAGAGAGCAATCTAGTCTCTGTTTTGTTAAGATGTTTCAACATGTGCTATAATTATCACAGAACTGCTACGGTCAACTGTTAGAGTTAGTTAGATCCCTTTGCAGACTGTTAGACAGTCTGTTATCATTGTGTAAAAACAGAAAGATTGATATCCAAttcctctactaatatttttcaGCAATTTCCCACATTTTCCTGCTATTATGGTATCAATAGTTCCTCGTCCAAACCCTTTCATTACCACCCTCAGTGTCTGCATCAACACCAGTTACCTTATCTCATTTCATCATTGTTTGGTTTAAATGACAACAGTTTCCCCATCTGGAAGCAACAGATCGATGAAGAAATTAAGGATCATCATCTGCATTTTGTTCCTTTAATCCAAAGATTCCACATTAGCTTGCATTATAGTTTAGAGAACATCATGAACTTAAGTCAAAGTATCTTCACTGGGTTTTTCTTAGAAATTAGGCTCGAAAAGTGAGGACTGGTCAAGCCTTATAAGCAAAATACATGACTAAGCCTGCCCACTAAACAAAGCAACTAAGGCTGAAAAACTACCAGAGTAACAGACTGCAAGAGTGGCTGTAATTAAGGCGAATTTTCCAACACACCCATCACTCCGAGACCCATCGGGTTTGAAGCATGGACAATCCAACAACAAATCTAACATAGACTTTGATGCTCAACCCCTAAATTCTAGCACATGTTACGGTTGAAACCATACCATTATCCAATGTGCGACTCCTAGCACACCCTTGACACACAAGGCTAGAATAGACATAGATAGATTTCTTACAAGAATAGACAATAcgaatgtgtgtgtgtgttttagaTAAGAGCAAACTAGTCGTGGGCGATTAAATAGGACTAACAAGTGTAAAAAGTGTAACTCTACATCCAGTTAGTAACTTTATTGGGTGTTTTTCACTAACCATTGCATAATTTTGGAGTAAAATTGCACATTCTTCCTCAGCACCTATATGAGATTCGAGGGCATGCTGCAATTTCAAATCTAAATCACCCAGAAAGGCATCCGCTTCTTTCAACAAACTAGCAAAGACTTGTTTCTCCTTCTCCGCGACAGAAAGGTCTTCGCTAACCTTTTCAGCCCTTTCAAAATCCTCCGCTTCACAGGCTTCTTCCAATTGATTTTCAAGTTCCATGTATTTGAGAGAAGCAAGATTCGCATTCTCTAGAGCCTTTCTTCTACTCCTGACCGCATCCTTTCGAGCAGAAGACGCAGAACTGACCAGTTGACGAGCATGATTAAGCTTCTCATGAATTGTATCCTTAATTTTCCGAAACCCTTCCTCGGAAAAAGTTTCAACTTCTACTGATTGTCTACTCTCCGATTCATCGGATGGTTGGGTAACAACACTAACACTACTAACAGCAGTAGTAGCAACATCAACATCAGCATTGATCGATTCAGTAGCAACACTAACAGCAGCATCATCAGAATTGATCGATTCACCAGCAACACTGACATCAGCAGCAGCATCAGAAGTGATCGATTCATTAGCAACACTAACATCACGAGTATCAGCTACAAACATGGAATCATCAAGGGGAGAGGCAGGGAACGCAGGAGGCGGAGAAGGATCCGCATCGACAGTGTGTCTGCCGTATCCAATTCTCAAGGCGGGGCGTTTTCTTCTTCTGGAGGAAGAGGAAGATGATGAGTGTTGCTGATGTTGGGAAGGTTGAGATTGAAGATCGTCGTCGTCGGGATCGACGACGAGAGTGAGGTCAGAGAAGATATCTTCGTCAAGGGGTTGCGAACTCGATGATACTGGTGGTTCATCTGTTGCTTGAGAATTATTACCATCAGCATGATTGTTGGTGTCTTCTGTTTGGGTAGGATTGAATAATACCATCCCTTCAAAGAGTGAATCCATATCTCCACCTTCCATTGTTGGACTGGCTACTTCCCCCAATTCTCTCTGTCTTCACCTCTCACTGATTTCTATTCCACACTTCTTACAGATGCAGTGCATAACtataaaataattaacaatatattaaagtttaaacaggcaataatatttatttatttttttcttatataattcataaattattttattattatattcgtatttctaaaattttaatattaaaaa is part of the Vicia villosa cultivar HV-30 ecotype Madison, WI linkage group LG2, Vvil1.0, whole genome shotgun sequence genome and encodes:
- the LOC131652653 gene encoding synaptonemal complex protein ZIP1-like; translation: MEGGDMDSLFEGMVLFNPTQTEDTNNHADGNNSQATDEPPVSSSSQPLDEDIFSDLTLVVDPDDDDLQSQPSQHQQHSSSSSSSRRRKRPALRIGYGRHTVDADPSPPPAFPASPLDDSMFVADTRDVSVANESITSDAAADVSVAGESINSDDAAVSVATESINADVDVATTAVSSVSVVTQPSDESESRQSVEVETFSEEGFRKIKDTIHEKLNHARQLVSSASSARKDAVRSRRKALENANLASLKYMELENQLEEACEAEDFERAEKVSEDLSVAEKEKQVFASLLKEADAFLGDLDLKLQHALESHIGAEEECAILLQNYAMNAVNNADFSMKKATSVHSKEMEQWLSSSEALEVKRMELEIESHFISEAHTELNNNIEHSIEDDKKEKEILCKRKSVLMGELENLLALVKQKEKEIADNDSDLKAVEYKINNVVSGFKEIQSTIDVKNDELQSVLAQVKLETETLSLKKDEIDNFLVREEGMGAKLREFARLSEEEAKGYMEIVKLRRSLMSYILKSGEDKLRLTNNEEKLSGEVKLFQQEVSAARASLQELSSRKSSIQQDIASFKQRITFIDKRLPELEAEKKVATAARNFKEAARIATEAKSLSVEKEDIQTEMDTATSNLEKLEEEIKGTFDKLQETEGMILLKEKELAMAKYQKLLLTAATARAEKKAAQEMGDAEEANLLLAEAEAADREAERIRSTYDFKAEDVSNLPKDLISMDLVSIIDQKQLEKLAITSSV